The Microlunatus antarcticus genome window below encodes:
- a CDS encoding LacI family DNA-binding transcriptional regulator: protein MSTLLEVARRAGVSIASASRALNGESASPRTVELVTAAALELEYVPDARARGLKRGATGQLAFGVADVGNHVYVEMMRAVEDAVRDASYRVLISSVGSTVETEVALLRSLASGYVDGLVISPLRVDAELLAELGRLRVPVVVVGLLPHPEGFDNVRANSAAGVELAVEHLLDTGRRRIGFVNGPEDTTPGRVRGRAFTAVCERLGLAELGVVASDFTFAAGLDAARDLLDRTTRTGTPLDAVVAANDLIAAGTYHAAAERGLQIPGDLAVVGMDDSALAAQLLPTLTSVDLGAAARGRHAAELLLARLRDPDRPTQSVVVEPALVVRSSTAGSPS from the coding sequence GTGTCGACGTTGTTGGAGGTCGCCCGGCGCGCCGGGGTCTCGATCGCGTCAGCCTCCCGCGCCCTGAACGGCGAGTCGGCCAGCCCTCGCACGGTCGAGCTCGTGACCGCCGCGGCCCTCGAGCTGGAGTACGTCCCCGACGCCCGGGCGCGGGGTCTCAAGCGGGGGGCCACGGGTCAGCTGGCCTTCGGGGTCGCCGATGTCGGCAACCACGTCTACGTCGAGATGATGCGCGCCGTCGAGGACGCGGTGCGCGACGCGAGCTACCGGGTGCTCATCTCCTCGGTCGGCTCGACGGTCGAGACCGAGGTGGCCCTGCTGCGCAGCCTCGCCAGCGGCTACGTCGACGGCCTCGTCATCAGCCCCCTGCGGGTCGACGCCGAGCTGCTCGCCGAGCTCGGCCGCCTGCGCGTGCCGGTGGTGGTGGTGGGTCTGCTCCCGCACCCGGAGGGCTTCGACAACGTGCGCGCCAACTCCGCCGCCGGCGTCGAGCTCGCCGTCGAGCACCTGCTGGACACCGGCCGACGGCGGATCGGCTTCGTCAACGGGCCGGAGGACACGACCCCGGGCCGGGTCCGCGGCCGGGCGTTCACCGCGGTCTGCGAGCGCCTCGGGCTCGCCGAGCTCGGAGTCGTCGCGTCCGACTTCACCTTCGCGGCCGGTCTCGACGCGGCCCGTGACCTGCTCGACCGCACCACCCGTACGGGGACGCCTCTGGACGCCGTCGTGGCCGCCAACGACCTGATCGCGGCCGGGACGTACCACGCCGCCGCCGAACGCGGCCTGCAGATCCCGGGCGACCTCGCCGTGGTGGGCATGGACGACTCCGCGCTCGCCGCCCAGCTGCTGCCCACCCTGACCAGCGTGGACCTCGGCGCCGCCGCACGCGGCCGGCACGCCGCCGAGCTCCTGCTGGCCCGGCTCCGCGACCCCGACCGTCCGACGCAGAGCGTCGTCGTGGAGCCCGCGCTCGTCGTCCGCTCGTCCACCGCAGGGAGCCCGTCATGA
- a CDS encoding carbohydrate ABC transporter permease, whose protein sequence is MALTRTRPATRGAQYVGLAAYMVFLGFPLFYLLMASLKSTQQLASLDVWIFPRSLAWSNFSEALASQGIVRATANTAIVSLTTTLVVTVIALPAAYAMARFRGRLRLIGTGYVLVSQVFPVILIIIPLFLILRTINLNDSLVGLTLVYVTFCLPFALWMLQGFVAAIPVSLEEAAAMDGASRLTMLRTVVFPLLVPGTVATAMFTFVSAWNEFFFALVLLQSPDNFTLSRSLALFVGAEGQVRLGPLAAGAVLASIPSLVFFAILQRRLTGGLLSGAVKG, encoded by the coding sequence ATGGCCCTCACCCGCACCCGCCCGGCGACACGTGGCGCCCAGTACGTCGGGCTCGCCGCCTACATGGTCTTCCTCGGCTTCCCGCTCTTCTACCTGCTGATGGCGTCGCTGAAGTCGACCCAGCAGCTGGCCTCGCTGGACGTCTGGATCTTCCCGCGGTCGCTCGCCTGGTCGAACTTCTCCGAGGCGCTGGCCAGCCAGGGCATCGTGCGGGCGACGGCCAACACCGCGATCGTCTCGCTCACCACGACGCTGGTCGTGACCGTGATCGCGCTGCCGGCGGCGTACGCCATGGCCCGGTTCCGTGGTCGGCTGCGGCTGATCGGCACGGGCTACGTCCTGGTCAGCCAGGTCTTCCCGGTGATCCTGATCATCATCCCGCTGTTCCTCATCCTGCGGACGATCAACCTCAACGACTCCCTGGTCGGACTCACGCTCGTCTACGTCACGTTCTGCCTGCCGTTCGCGCTGTGGATGCTGCAGGGCTTCGTGGCGGCCATCCCGGTCTCGCTGGAGGAGGCCGCGGCGATGGACGGGGCCAGCCGCCTCACCATGCTGCGCACCGTCGTGTTCCCGCTGCTCGTGCCGGGCACGGTGGCGACCGCGATGTTCACCTTCGTCTCGGCCTGGAACGAGTTCTTCTTCGCCCTGGTCCTGCTGCAGAGCCCCGACAACTTCACCCTGTCCCGCTCGCTCGCCCTGTTCGTCGGCGCGGAGGGCCAGGTCCGCCTCGGTCCGCTGGCCGCCGGCGCCGTCCTGGCCTCGATCCCCAGCCTCGTCTTCTTCGCCATCCTGCAGCGCCGTCTCACCGGCGGGCTGCTGTCCGGCGCCGTCAAGGGCTGA
- a CDS encoding ComF family protein has protein sequence MTTAPLVPLAARCRAAAGDLLLGASCHGCGGPAWTLCEECRADLTASAVRPTQPDPCPPGFPRTWTAGEYDALARGLVSAHKERSALGLTRVLGERLALAVLALLAEAGVPDAAGGRVLLVPVPSARRAVRERGFDAGLALARAAARRLPQASATALLRPTRRVADQSGLGAHERLANLAGAFRLARGHPWSAAHPTRSATRSTPPAVVVVVDDVVTSGASLTEAARALRVAGQPVLGAATVAATQRRAPPRAYAEVGSGSFRPGRPGSWRGV, from the coding sequence GTGACCACCGCTCCTCTCGTCCCGCTCGCCGCCCGGTGCCGGGCCGCCGCCGGAGACCTGCTCCTCGGCGCCAGCTGCCACGGCTGCGGCGGTCCCGCCTGGACGCTGTGCGAGGAGTGCCGGGCCGACCTGACCGCCTCGGCGGTCCGCCCGACCCAGCCGGACCCCTGCCCGCCCGGCTTCCCGCGGACGTGGACGGCGGGGGAGTACGACGCCCTGGCCCGCGGCCTCGTGAGCGCGCACAAGGAACGTTCCGCGTTGGGTCTCACCCGGGTCCTGGGGGAGCGGCTGGCCCTCGCCGTGCTGGCGCTGCTCGCGGAGGCCGGGGTGCCCGACGCGGCGGGCGGACGGGTGCTCCTGGTCCCGGTGCCGTCGGCCCGACGGGCGGTGCGGGAGCGGGGCTTCGACGCCGGCCTCGCGCTGGCCCGGGCGGCGGCGCGTCGGCTGCCGCAGGCGTCCGCCACGGCGCTGCTGAGACCGACGCGGCGCGTGGCCGACCAGAGCGGGCTGGGGGCCCACGAGCGGCTCGCGAACCTCGCCGGCGCGTTCCGCCTGGCGCGCGGTCACCCCTGGTCCGCGGCGCACCCGACGCGGTCGGCGACCCGTTCGACCCCGCCTGCGGTGGTCGTGGTGGTCGACGACGTCGTGACCAGCGGGGCCAGCCTGACCGAGGCCGCCCGGGCCCTGCGGGTGGCGGGGCAGCCGGTGCTCGGGGCCGCGACGGTGGCGGCAACCCAGCGTCGCGCACCCCCGCGGGCGTACGCCGAGGTCGGCTCCGGAAGCTTTCGCCCCGGTCGGCCGGGATCGTGGAGGGGGGTCTAA
- the hpf gene encoding ribosome hibernation-promoting factor, HPF/YfiA family produces the protein MDVVVKSRHCSVADEFRALVEEKLARLEKLDDRVIRVEVEVTEEPNRRQHDQALCVEITLRSKGPVVRAEAASTDKVAAFDMALDRIMAQLRKAADRKKVHRGQHAPQSLRVATPPDLGAATPAASEDETDTRVVAGMQVQGDGPLVVREKTHAAGPMTLDQALLEMELVGHDFFLFVDAEHALPSVVYRRHGYDYGVIRLETTDSAAAAVAAVG, from the coding sequence ATGGATGTTGTCGTGAAGAGCCGGCACTGCTCGGTCGCCGACGAGTTCCGCGCGCTGGTCGAGGAAAAGCTTGCTCGGCTCGAGAAGCTCGACGACCGGGTGATCCGGGTCGAGGTCGAGGTGACCGAGGAGCCCAACAGGCGCCAGCACGACCAGGCGCTGTGCGTCGAGATCACCCTCCGCAGCAAGGGCCCGGTGGTCCGGGCCGAGGCGGCCAGCACCGACAAGGTCGCGGCCTTCGACATGGCGCTGGACCGCATCATGGCCCAGCTGCGCAAGGCGGCCGACCGCAAGAAGGTCCACCGCGGCCAGCACGCACCCCAGTCGCTCCGGGTCGCCACCCCGCCCGACCTCGGTGCCGCCACGCCCGCCGCGTCCGAGGACGAGACCGACACCCGCGTGGTGGCCGGCATGCAGGTGCAGGGCGACGGACCGCTCGTGGTGCGCGAGAAGACGCACGCGGCGGGTCCCATGACCCTCGACCAGGCGCTGCTCGAGATGGAGCTCGTGGGCCACGACTTCTTCCTCTTCGTGGACGCCGAGCATGCGCTGCCGAGCGTCGTCTACCGGCGCCACGGCTACGACTACGGCGTCATCCGGCTCGAGACCACCGACTCCGCGGCCGCCGCGGTGGCCGCGGTCGGCTGA
- a CDS encoding winged helix-turn-helix domain-containing protein, with product MSPERLTPAQARRVALAAQGFGRPAPTRPVGMRDLVSLTHRLGQLQIDSINVVTRAHFVPTFSRLGPYDPALLERAAFSAPRRLFEYWGHAASLLDVDLEPLLRFRMREGAHAWGGVDAVARANPALVDLVRREIAERGPLSARQLEVEHGQDARERDHWGWNWSAVKTVLEWLFYVGEVSSARRNSQFERVYDIPDRVLPAAVRARPTPSPEESVRGLVRRAAVALGVATEPALRDYFRTRPGATQQAVAELVESGELLTVTVGDQTRPWYLWHEARLPRRVHARALLSPFDSMVFERARLEALFGFTYRIEIYVPGPRRVYGYYVYPFLLGDRFVARVDLKADRANGVLRVLSAWVEDGVDPWEVAAELAAELASMAAWQGLSDVEVLPRGDLAAALEAAVRVS from the coding sequence GTGTCTCCTGAACGACTGACGCCGGCCCAGGCGCGACGCGTCGCGCTGGCCGCCCAGGGTTTCGGGCGGCCGGCGCCGACCCGGCCGGTGGGGATGCGCGACCTCGTCTCGCTGACCCACCGGCTCGGCCAGCTCCAGATCGACTCGATCAACGTCGTCACCCGGGCGCACTTCGTCCCCACCTTCTCGCGGCTGGGTCCGTACGACCCCGCGCTGCTCGAGCGGGCCGCGTTCTCCGCGCCCCGCCGGCTGTTCGAGTACTGGGGCCACGCCGCGAGCCTGCTCGACGTCGACCTCGAGCCGCTCCTGCGCTTCCGCATGCGGGAGGGGGCGCACGCCTGGGGCGGTGTCGACGCGGTGGCCAGGGCCAACCCGGCGCTGGTCGACCTCGTCCGCCGCGAGATCGCGGAACGCGGCCCGCTCAGCGCCCGCCAGCTCGAGGTCGAGCACGGCCAGGACGCGCGCGAGCGCGACCACTGGGGCTGGAACTGGTCCGCGGTCAAGACCGTCCTCGAGTGGCTGTTCTACGTCGGGGAGGTGAGCTCGGCGCGACGGAACTCGCAGTTCGAGCGGGTGTACGACATCCCCGACCGGGTCCTGCCCGCCGCGGTCCGGGCCCGACCGACACCATCCCCGGAGGAGTCGGTCCGCGGACTGGTCCGCCGTGCGGCGGTCGCGCTGGGCGTGGCGACAGAGCCGGCCCTGCGCGACTACTTCCGTACCCGTCCGGGTGCCACGCAGCAGGCCGTGGCCGAGCTGGTCGAGTCCGGTGAGCTGCTGACCGTGACCGTGGGCGACCAGACCCGCCCCTGGTACCTGTGGCACGAGGCGCGGTTGCCGCGGCGGGTCCACGCCCGCGCGCTGCTGAGCCCCTTCGACTCGATGGTCTTCGAGCGCGCCCGGCTGGAGGCGCTCTTCGGCTTCACCTACCGCATCGAGATCTACGTGCCGGGTCCGCGCCGGGTGTACGGCTACTACGTCTACCCGTTCCTGCTCGGCGACCGGTTCGTGGCCCGCGTCGACCTCAAGGCCGACCGGGCCAACGGGGTGCTGCGCGTCCTCTCGGCCTGGGTCGAGGACGGCGTGGACCCGTGGGAGGTCGCCGCCGAGCTGGCGGCCGAGCTCGCGTCCATGGCCGCCTGGCAGGGGCTCTCGGACGTCGAGGTGCTCCCGCGAGGAGACCTCGCCGCCGCCCTCGAGGCCGCGGTCCGCGTGTCCTGA
- a CDS encoding ADP-ribosylglycohydrolase family protein produces MRLTWAQPEDLLLHELVQARVEGVDALAVDAVGRRWLEAGGGSVEPPVSGAAAVGAGSDLRRLAGRLLDELDELPRADDPDHPASLAGVEAGWDGGPAVRRPGTDLADRVAGAWLGRSAGCLLGKPVEKIPRAGIRAIAEETGNWPVRGYFTAVGLSAATAAAWPWNRRSAPTSLVENIDGMPEDDDLNYPLLDLALLERHGAPTTEDVATAWLADLPAGRVFTAERAAYRNLLLALPLDEVPSRRNPFREWIGALIRGDVFGWARPGDPYTAARLAWPDAVLSHTRNGVYGELWAAALASASLVADDVEEVLERAAAVVPPRSELAEAIAFGTRFGRRALPLDQRLDALHARYGHLHWVHVLNNAATIACALAASDGDFTSGVGLAVMTGWDTDSTGATVGSVLGGLLGADRLPDAWTGPLDGRIATSLPGGEQQVTDLVRRTLALAGVAA; encoded by the coding sequence GTGCGGCTGACCTGGGCCCAGCCCGAGGACCTGCTGCTGCACGAGCTGGTGCAGGCCCGTGTCGAAGGCGTCGACGCCCTGGCGGTGGACGCCGTAGGACGGCGCTGGCTCGAGGCGGGCGGTGGTTCGGTCGAGCCCCCGGTCAGCGGGGCGGCCGCGGTCGGCGCGGGCTCCGACCTGCGCCGGCTGGCGGGCCGGCTCCTCGACGAGCTCGACGAGCTGCCGCGCGCCGACGACCCGGACCACCCGGCGTCCCTCGCGGGGGTCGAGGCGGGCTGGGACGGCGGTCCCGCCGTCCGGCGGCCCGGGACCGACCTGGCCGACCGCGTCGCCGGGGCCTGGCTCGGCCGGTCCGCGGGCTGCCTGCTCGGGAAGCCGGTGGAGAAGATCCCGAGGGCGGGGATCCGGGCGATCGCCGAGGAGACCGGCAACTGGCCGGTGCGGGGCTACTTCACCGCGGTCGGTCTGAGTGCCGCGACAGCCGCGGCCTGGCCCTGGAACCGTCGCTCCGCGCCCACGAGCCTCGTGGAGAACATCGACGGGATGCCCGAGGACGACGACCTCAACTACCCGCTCCTCGACCTCGCCCTGCTCGAGCGGCACGGCGCCCCGACCACCGAGGACGTGGCCACGGCCTGGCTCGCCGACCTGCCCGCCGGTCGGGTCTTCACCGCCGAGCGCGCCGCCTACCGCAACCTGCTGCTGGCCCTGCCGCTGGACGAGGTCCCGAGCCGGCGCAACCCCTTCCGGGAGTGGATCGGCGCCCTCATCCGGGGCGACGTCTTCGGCTGGGCCCGGCCCGGGGACCCGTACACCGCCGCCCGGCTCGCCTGGCCCGACGCGGTGCTCAGCCACACCCGCAACGGCGTCTACGGCGAGCTGTGGGCGGCCGCGCTGGCCTCGGCCAGCCTGGTCGCGGACGACGTCGAGGAGGTGCTGGAGCGGGCGGCCGCAGTCGTGCCGCCCCGCTCGGAGCTCGCCGAGGCGATCGCCTTCGGCACCCGGTTCGGCCGGCGTGCGCTGCCTCTCGACCAGCGCCTCGACGCCCTGCACGCGCGCTACGGCCACCTGCACTGGGTGCACGTGCTGAACAACGCGGCGACGATTGCCTGCGCGCTCGCTGCGTCGGACGGCGACTTCACCAGCGGGGTCGGTCTCGCGGTGATGACGGGATGGGACACGGACTCCACCGGCGCCACCGTCGGATCGGTGCTGGGCGGGCTCCTCGGCGCCGACCGGCTGCCCGACGCCTGGACGGGGCCCCTGGACGGCCGCATCGCCACCAGCCTGCCCGGCGGGGAGCAGCAGGTCACCGACCTGGTCCGCCGGACGCTGGCACTCGCGGGGGTTGCCGCATGA
- a CDS encoding carbohydrate ABC transporter permease, translating into MTTVTQTPPPVPLAPSAPAAPRRTSRMVVARRKEVAALVIPSLIPILIFSVAPLLNGVYLAFTDATLSRNSSNAFTGLGQFRKLFGDALFLESFKIGMIWAFSVTLLQLAAGLGLALLLNANLRFQGVTRLLALIPWAMPPVVVAIMWKMLYNPNSGPINGAIRLFDPGFALDWLGSFGTALPAAIIVGVWVGMPQTSITLLAGLQQIPDELVEAAEMDGASTWSSFVHVTLPALRPVITSITSLNFIWNFNSFGLVYVLTEGGPGGQTMLPMLFAYNEAFKYRDIAYAAAMGNVMVLVVVVLLMFYLWTQFRTERED; encoded by the coding sequence ATGACCACCGTCACCCAGACGCCGCCGCCGGTGCCGCTGGCGCCGTCCGCGCCGGCGGCGCCCCGCCGGACGTCGCGGATGGTCGTCGCCCGGCGCAAGGAGGTGGCCGCGCTGGTCATCCCCTCGCTGATCCCGATCCTGATCTTCAGCGTGGCGCCGTTGCTGAACGGGGTCTACCTGGCCTTCACCGACGCCACGCTGTCGCGGAACTCGAGCAACGCGTTCACCGGCCTGGGGCAGTTCCGCAAGCTCTTCGGCGATGCGCTGTTCCTCGAGTCGTTCAAGATCGGCATGATCTGGGCCTTCAGCGTCACGCTGCTGCAGCTGGCCGCCGGCCTCGGGCTGGCGCTCCTGCTGAACGCCAACCTCCGCTTCCAGGGCGTCACCCGGTTGCTGGCCCTCATCCCGTGGGCGATGCCGCCGGTCGTCGTGGCGATCATGTGGAAGATGCTCTACAACCCCAACTCGGGACCGATCAACGGCGCCATCCGCCTGTTCGACCCCGGCTTCGCGCTGGACTGGCTGGGCAGCTTCGGCACGGCGCTCCCGGCCGCGATCATCGTCGGCGTGTGGGTCGGGATGCCGCAGACCTCGATCACCCTGCTCGCCGGGCTGCAGCAGATCCCCGACGAGCTCGTCGAGGCCGCGGAGATGGACGGGGCCAGCACCTGGTCCTCCTTCGTCCACGTCACCCTGCCGGCGCTACGACCGGTGATCACCTCGATCACCTCGCTCAACTTCATCTGGAACTTCAACTCGTTCGGCCTGGTCTACGTCCTGACCGAGGGCGGACCGGGTGGTCAGACGATGCTGCCGATGCTCTTCGCCTACAACGAGGCGTTCAAGTACCGCGACATCGCGTACGCCGCCGCCATGGGCAACGTCATGGTGCTGGTCGTGGTGGTGCTGCTCATGTTCTACCTCTGGACCCAGTTCCGGACGGAGCGAGAAGACTGA
- a CDS encoding ABC transporter substrate-binding protein, with protein sequence MNLRRIAAAGLTTVLAASLAACGGGGSGSSTDSGPVTLKFQSLAFLPGTQTATQKIVDDFNAANPDVKVDLVQGSWDNVHDQLVTQFAGGTAPDIIHDESADMTGFAQGGYLADLGGTMDPTVKASISPGVLDAVTVDGKVIAAPTVLQSYLVFANKKLLDDAGVTVPTGPTMTWDQFAALARQVETKTGTPGVGWGLKSPTASFMNLALGFGGTYFDGTGKDATIKVGDPELEVPKRIAAMAADGSLDKATLTQSGSDVLPAWYAGKFAMTVQGSYAAGSFGTDAPKGFDWVALPALAGSTGAAQAANPQTLSVSADSKHVAEASSFVNFYMNAQNLASIAEGETLYPATKDAQQAVITKTGGKDGWEQIVASGDALQKAPFQSVDNYPQWKDQIATPAFQQFLAGKTDAAGLQKALADGWTTVNR encoded by the coding sequence ATGAACCTCCGCCGCATCGCCGCCGCGGGCCTGACCACGGTCCTGGCCGCCTCCCTCGCCGCCTGTGGTGGCGGAGGGTCCGGCAGCTCGACCGACTCCGGCCCCGTCACCCTCAAGTTCCAGTCGTTGGCCTTCCTGCCCGGGACGCAGACGGCGACGCAGAAGATCGTCGACGACTTCAACGCGGCCAACCCGGACGTCAAGGTCGACCTGGTGCAGGGGAGCTGGGACAACGTCCACGACCAGCTCGTCACGCAGTTCGCCGGCGGGACCGCGCCGGACATCATCCACGACGAGTCCGCCGACATGACGGGCTTCGCGCAGGGCGGCTACCTCGCCGACCTCGGCGGCACGATGGACCCGACGGTGAAGGCCTCGATCAGTCCCGGCGTGCTCGACGCCGTGACGGTCGACGGCAAGGTGATCGCCGCGCCGACCGTGCTGCAGTCGTACCTCGTGTTCGCCAACAAGAAGCTGCTCGACGACGCTGGCGTGACGGTGCCGACCGGTCCGACCATGACCTGGGACCAGTTCGCCGCGCTCGCCAGGCAGGTCGAGACCAAGACCGGCACGCCGGGCGTCGGCTGGGGCCTGAAGAGCCCGACGGCCTCCTTCATGAACCTGGCGCTCGGCTTCGGCGGCACCTACTTCGACGGCACCGGCAAGGACGCGACGATCAAGGTCGGCGACCCCGAGCTCGAGGTCCCGAAGCGGATCGCGGCGATGGCCGCCGACGGCAGCCTCGACAAGGCCACGCTGACCCAGTCCGGCAGCGACGTGCTGCCCGCCTGGTACGCGGGCAAGTTCGCCATGACCGTCCAGGGCTCGTACGCCGCCGGCTCGTTCGGCACCGACGCGCCGAAGGGCTTCGACTGGGTGGCGCTCCCCGCGCTGGCCGGAAGCACCGGCGCGGCCCAGGCCGCCAACCCGCAGACCCTGTCGGTCTCGGCGGACTCCAAGCACGTCGCCGAGGCGTCCAGCTTCGTCAACTTCTACATGAACGCGCAGAACCTGGCCTCGATCGCCGAGGGCGAGACGCTCTACCCGGCGACCAAGGACGCGCAGCAGGCCGTCATCACCAAGACCGGCGGCAAGGACGGCTGGGAGCAGATCGTGGCCTCCGGCGACGCGCTGCAGAAGGCGCCCTTCCAGAGCGTCGACAACTACCCGCAGTGGAAGGACCAGATCGCCACGCCGGCCTTCCAGCAGTTCCTCGCCGGCAAGACCGACGCGGCCGGTCTGCAGAAGGCGCTCGCCGACGGCTGGACCACCGTCAACCGGTGA
- a CDS encoding ADP-ribosylglycohydrolase family protein: MDTPETGTLEARVWAVLAGAAVGDALGGATEGWTVEQIQTRHGGPVTGVVGPFYEDWRHARPIAPYHKGDGHITDDTLMTHALVQVYAARRQHLDAYAMASDLVPLLIGEQVWIPELESEALILQRVFLAEKWLVARLHYGHVDPREAGVGNIVNCGAAMYMAPVGVVNATSPRAAYAEAIDLAGAHQSSYGREAAGVFAAAVAAALTPGADVEDVVAAALDVAHDGTRAALVAVVEAVRGLAPGADDETVRDTLRAAIRPYDTVGDDYRKPAMDARLPSRTKSIEELPVALGFCLAAGGDYRAAVLGAVNYGRDADSIATMAGAVCAGLGGPEAVPTEWVRDVEQASRIDLRQVAEALSGAAAEIIASDLDEADQHRRRVAALCG, translated from the coding sequence ATGGACACGCCTGAGACGGGCACGCTCGAGGCCCGCGTCTGGGCGGTGCTCGCCGGCGCCGCGGTGGGCGACGCGCTGGGCGGTGCCACCGAGGGCTGGACGGTCGAGCAGATCCAGACCCGGCACGGCGGCCCCGTCACCGGGGTCGTCGGACCCTTCTACGAGGACTGGCGCCACGCCCGCCCCATCGCGCCGTACCACAAGGGCGACGGGCACATCACGGACGACACCTTGATGACGCACGCGCTGGTCCAGGTGTACGCGGCGCGGCGTCAGCACCTCGACGCGTACGCGATGGCGAGCGACCTCGTGCCGCTGCTGATCGGGGAGCAGGTCTGGATCCCCGAGCTGGAGTCCGAGGCTCTGATCCTGCAGCGGGTGTTCCTGGCCGAGAAGTGGCTGGTGGCGCGGTTGCACTACGGCCACGTCGACCCGCGCGAGGCCGGGGTCGGCAACATCGTGAACTGCGGCGCCGCCATGTACATGGCGCCCGTCGGCGTGGTCAACGCGACGAGCCCACGGGCCGCGTACGCCGAGGCCATCGACCTGGCCGGGGCCCACCAGTCCAGCTACGGCCGAGAGGCGGCCGGGGTGTTCGCCGCTGCCGTCGCCGCCGCGCTGACCCCGGGCGCCGACGTCGAGGACGTGGTGGCCGCGGCCCTCGACGTGGCGCACGACGGCACCCGGGCGGCGCTGGTCGCCGTGGTCGAGGCGGTTCGCGGGCTCGCGCCCGGCGCCGACGACGAGACCGTCCGGGACACGCTGCGGGCGGCGATCCGGCCGTACGACACGGTCGGCGACGACTACCGCAAGCCGGCCATGGACGCCCGCCTGCCCAGCCGGACGAAGTCGATCGAGGAGCTGCCCGTCGCGCTCGGCTTCTGCCTGGCCGCCGGGGGCGACTACCGGGCGGCCGTGCTCGGCGCCGTGAACTACGGCCGCGACGCCGACTCCATCGCCACCATGGCCGGGGCGGTCTGCGCCGGTCTCGGCGGTCCGGAGGCGGTGCCGACCGAATGGGTGCGCGACGTCGAGCAGGCCAGCCGGATCGACCTGCGGCAGGTGGCCGAGGCGCTGTCCGGTGCCGCGGCCGAGATCATCGCGTCCGACCTCGACGAGGCGGACCAGCACCGTCGGCGGGTGGCCGCGCTGTGCGGCTGA